A window of the Lactobacillus amylovorus DSM 20531 genome harbors these coding sequences:
- the atpB gene encoding F0F1 ATP synthase subunit A — MEKSFVFKFMGLNFDLTGIIGSTLMALTVFFICFWLARKVELKPNKRQNVLEYLLEFTNGIVKDNVSDVDAQNHLSLYAFVLFLFIWFMNQLGMFLEVKVDDWVFIKSPTADPVATMSFAMMTLLLSFTFGVQRFGVGGYLKNYTQPVGFMLPINLIEEFTNFLTLSLRLYGNIYAGEVLLTLIGNDLAHAGGPFTLILAAPLAMIWQGFSVFIGSIQAYVFVTLSMVYIGKKVTTE; from the coding sequence ATGGAGAAATCATTTGTTTTTAAATTCATGGGCTTGAATTTTGATCTTACTGGGATCATTGGTTCAACGCTAATGGCTTTGACAGTTTTCTTTATCTGCTTTTGGCTTGCACGAAAAGTCGAACTAAAGCCAAATAAAAGACAAAATGTACTTGAGTATTTGCTAGAATTTACTAACGGTATTGTAAAAGATAACGTCAGCGACGTGGATGCTCAAAACCACTTGTCTTTATATGCTTTTGTATTGTTCCTTTTCATCTGGTTCATGAACCAATTGGGTATGTTCCTAGAAGTCAAAGTTGATGATTGGGTGTTTATTAAATCACCAACTGCCGATCCAGTAGCGACAATGTCGTTTGCAATGATGACCTTGCTTCTATCGTTCACATTCGGCGTACAAAGATTTGGTGTTGGCGGATATTTAAAGAATTATACGCAACCAGTTGGTTTTATGCTTCCAATTAATTTAATTGAAGAGTTCACCAACTTCTTAACCTTATCATTGCGTCTTTATGGGAATATATATGCTGGTGAAGTTTTGCTAACTTTAATTGGTAATGATCTAGCACATGCTGGCGGACCATTTACGTTGATTCTAGCAGCTCCATTAGCTATGATTTGGCAAGGTTTCTCTGTCTTCATTGGCTCTATCCAGGCATATGTTTTCGTAACTCTGTCAATGGTTTACATTGGTAAAAAAGTTACTACAGAATAA
- the atpE gene encoding F0F1 ATP synthase subunit C yields the protein MAEAFKYLAASIAAGLAALAASLGNGKVISKTLEGMARQPESAGNLRATMFIGVGLIEAVPILSIVVAFLILFL from the coding sequence ATGGCAGAAGCTTTTAAATATCTCGCTGCTTCTATCGCAGCTGGTTTAGCAGCATTGGCTGCATCACTTGGTAACGGTAAAGTTATTTCAAAGACTCTTGAAGGTATGGCTCGCCAACCTGAAAGTGCAGGTAATTTAAGAGCAACAATGTTCATTGGTGTTGGTTTGATCGAAGCCGTTCCTATTTTGTCTATTGTTGTTGCCTTCTTAATTCTTTTCCTTTAA
- the atpF gene encoding F0F1 ATP synthase subunit B, translating to MTIQTLFAASHHIYLGNAIWYLICFATLLLLVKHYAWGPVSDMMEKRRQKVINDLDSAASDRKKAETLANEREAALKNSRQEATQILSDAKTNAQNTGKEIVASANEDAAAIRKKANEEAAKAKSDALNAARDQVADISVAIAEKVIAKNLSAEDQKDLVDQFIKGLDD from the coding sequence ATGACTATTCAAACATTATTTGCAGCCTCACATCATATTTACCTAGGTAATGCTATTTGGTATTTAATTTGTTTTGCCACCTTGCTGTTATTGGTCAAGCATTACGCTTGGGGTCCAGTATCAGATATGATGGAAAAGCGGCGGCAAAAAGTTATTAATGACTTGGATTCAGCTGCAAGTGATCGTAAAAAGGCTGAAACGCTTGCTAATGAGCGTGAAGCTGCCTTGAAGAACTCAAGACAAGAAGCAACACAGATTCTCTCTGACGCTAAAACTAATGCGCAAAACACAGGCAAGGAAATCGTAGCTAGTGCAAACGAAGACGCTGCAGCAATTCGTAAGAAAGCAAATGAAGAAGCTGCTAAGGCTAAATCAGATGCTTTAAATGCCGCACGTGATCAAGTAGCTGATATTTCTGTAGCAATTGCCGAAAAAGTTATTGCTAAGAATTTATCTGCTGAAGACCAAAAAGATTTAGTCGACCAATTTATTAAGGGGTTGGATGATTAA
- the atpH gene encoding ATP synthase F1 subunit delta — protein sequence MALSREEIAARYGTALFGYAQDNKVLDTVYDEMMELKKAAVANPKFISVLSDPILSSKDKKSLLTAVEKDFSDEVQGFLNLLLEYNRFADLIDIIDEFALLYDDEKKIAAGTATTATTAVKLDDDQLKRLGDSYAKKYDLNAVRLENKVDPSILGGVVLRVKDCVIDGSVKNRLKKIRAQIIDKN from the coding sequence ATGGCTTTAAGTAGAGAAGAAATAGCTGCACGTTACGGTACTGCTTTGTTCGGTTATGCGCAAGATAATAAAGTACTGGATACTGTTTACGATGAAATGATGGAATTGAAAAAGGCAGCAGTTGCCAATCCTAAATTCATCAGTGTCCTTAGCGATCCTATTTTAAGTAGTAAAGATAAAAAGTCTCTTTTAACTGCAGTTGAAAAAGATTTTTCAGATGAAGTGCAAGGCTTTTTGAATTTGTTACTTGAATATAACCGCTTTGCTGATTTAATCGATATTATCGATGAATTTGCTTTACTTTATGACGATGAAAAGAAGATCGCAGCTGGTACTGCAACTACTGCAACTACTGCAGTTAAACTGGATGATGATCAACTTAAGCGTTTAGGTGATAGTTATGCTAAAAAGTATGATTTAAACGCTGTGCGTCTTGAGAATAAAGTTGATCCAAGTATATTAGGCGGCGTAGTCCTCCGAGTGAAGGACTGCGTGATTGATGGATCAGTTAAAAATAGACTGAAGAAGATCCGTGCGCAAATAATTGATAAAAATTAA
- the atpA gene encoding F0F1 ATP synthase subunit alpha yields MSIKAEEISSLIKQQLEHYDDKLDINEVGVVTYVGDGIARAHGLNDVLAGELLKFDNGSYGIAQNLESNDVGIIILGQFDNIREGDRVQRTGRIMEVPVGDALIGRVVNPLGQPVDGEGEIKADKTRPIEAKAPGVMDRQSVKQPLQTGIKAIDALVPIGRGQRELIIGDRKTGKTSLAIDTILNQKGQDVICIYVAIGQKESTVRTQVETLKRFGAMDYTIVVEAGPSEPAPMLYIAPYAGTAMGEEFMYNGKDVLIVFDDLSKQAVAYRELSLLLRRPPGREAYPGDVFYLHSRLLERSAKLSDKLGGGSLTALPIIQTEAGDISAYIPTNVISITDGQIFLQSDLFFAGTRPAIDAGNSVSRVGGNAQIKAMKKVAGTLRTDLAAYRELESFAQFGSDLDQATQAKLNRGQRTVEVLKQPLHDPIPVEKQVLILYALTHGYLDAVPVEDIGRFQNELFDNFDSSHADLLKTIRETGELPDDKKLSAAVEEFSESFTPSEK; encoded by the coding sequence TTGAGCATTAAAGCGGAAGAAATTAGCTCCTTGATCAAGCAACAACTTGAACATTACGATGATAAGCTCGACATTAACGAAGTTGGTGTTGTAACTTACGTTGGTGATGGTATCGCCCGGGCTCACGGACTTAACGATGTATTGGCTGGTGAATTGTTAAAATTTGATAACGGTTCATACGGTATCGCTCAAAACCTTGAATCCAACGATGTTGGTATCATTATTTTGGGTCAATTTGACAACATTCGTGAAGGTGACCGTGTTCAAAGAACTGGTCGAATCATGGAAGTTCCTGTTGGTGACGCCTTAATTGGTAGAGTAGTTAACCCATTAGGTCAACCTGTTGACGGTGAGGGTGAAATCAAAGCTGATAAGACTCGTCCTATCGAAGCTAAAGCTCCAGGTGTTATGGACCGTCAATCAGTTAAGCAACCACTTCAAACTGGTATTAAAGCTATCGATGCCTTAGTTCCAATTGGTCGTGGTCAGCGTGAATTGATTATCGGTGACCGTAAGACTGGTAAGACTAGTTTGGCTATTGATACTATTCTTAACCAAAAGGGACAAGACGTAATTTGTATTTACGTTGCTATTGGTCAAAAGGAATCAACCGTTAGAACTCAAGTAGAAACTTTAAAGCGTTTTGGCGCAATGGATTACACCATTGTTGTTGAAGCGGGCCCAAGTGAACCAGCACCTATGCTTTATATTGCACCATATGCTGGTACTGCTATGGGTGAGGAATTTATGTACAATGGCAAGGACGTATTAATCGTATTTGACGACCTATCCAAACAAGCCGTCGCTTACCGTGAACTTTCCTTGCTTCTCCGTCGTCCGCCTGGTCGTGAAGCCTACCCAGGTGACGTCTTCTACTTACACTCACGTCTTCTTGAACGTAGTGCTAAGTTGAGTGACAAACTTGGTGGTGGGTCATTGACAGCTTTGCCAATTATTCAAACTGAAGCCGGAGACATTTCTGCATATATTCCAACCAACGTAATTTCTATTACTGACGGTCAGATCTTCTTGCAAAGTGACTTGTTCTTTGCCGGTACTCGTCCAGCTATCGATGCTGGTAACTCAGTTTCTCGTGTTGGTGGTAACGCTCAGATTAAGGCAATGAAGAAAGTTGCTGGTACTTTACGTACTGACCTTGCAGCTTACCGTGAACTTGAAAGTTTCGCTCAATTTGGTAGTGATCTTGATCAAGCAACTCAAGCTAAGTTGAACAGAGGTCAAAGAACTGTTGAAGTATTGAAGCAACCACTTCATGATCCGATCCCTGTTGAAAAGCAAGTATTGATTCTTTATGCTTTGACTCACGGTTACCTTGATGCTGTTCCAGTAGAAGACATTGGACGCTTCCAAAATGAATTGTTCGACAACTTTGATAGCAGTCATGCTGATTTGCTTAAGACAATTCGTGAAACTGGTGAATTACCTGATGATAAGAAATTATCAGCAGCCGTTGAGGAATTCAGTGAAAGCTTTACACCAAGTGAAAAATAG
- a CDS encoding F0F1 ATP synthase subunit gamma yields the protein MPASLLELKKKIASVKQTGKITEAMRMVSASKLNQTENRDKGYTVYNDYVRKTISRLISSQVVDNLREKNISIDKNNVAKIDYTDVFGLGITADMIQTRKKVKTTGFLVISGDRGLVGSYNSNVIKNMMSIFEDERAQGHEVKVLAVGSVGAQFFKKNNVNVVYEKDGVSDVPTFDEALPIVSTAIKMYLNGVYDQLYVCYTHHVNSLSSAFRVEKMLPIVDLDIGVKEAEAHKELEYDIEPDINSVLTKLLPQYARSTIYGAILDAKTAEHASSMTAMQSATDNANDLVSSLTTKLNRARQAQITTEITEIISGANALE from the coding sequence ATGCCTGCATCTTTACTTGAGTTAAAGAAAAAGATTGCTTCAGTAAAACAAACCGGTAAGATCACAGAAGCCATGCGAATGGTTTCAGCATCAAAATTGAATCAAACTGAAAATCGTGATAAAGGATATACCGTTTATAACGACTATGTTCGTAAAACGATTTCTCGTTTAATCAGTTCCCAAGTCGTAGATAATCTACGTGAAAAGAACATCTCTATCGATAAGAACAATGTTGCGAAGATCGATTATACTGATGTGTTTGGTTTAGGTATTACTGCTGATATGATTCAAACCCGCAAAAAAGTTAAGACTACAGGTTTCTTAGTAATCAGCGGTGATCGTGGTCTTGTAGGTTCTTACAACAGCAATGTCATCAAAAACATGATGAGCATTTTTGAAGATGAACGTGCACAAGGACATGAAGTTAAAGTTTTAGCCGTTGGTTCTGTCGGCGCTCAATTCTTTAAGAAAAACAACGTTAATGTTGTTTACGAAAAAGATGGCGTTTCAGATGTGCCAACCTTTGATGAAGCTTTACCAATTGTTTCAACTGCAATTAAGATGTATTTAAATGGTGTCTATGACCAACTTTACGTATGTTATACTCACCACGTAAACTCATTATCATCTGCTTTTCGTGTTGAAAAGATGTTGCCAATCGTTGATTTGGATATCGGCGTAAAAGAAGCTGAAGCACATAAAGAATTAGAATATGATATCGAACCAGACATTAACAGTGTACTTACAAAGTTGTTGCCACAGTATGCTCGTTCAACAATTTATGGTGCCATTCTAGACGCCAAGACTGCAGAACATGCTAGTTCAATGACAGCTATGCAAAGTGCGACTGATAATGCCAATGATTTGGTATCAAGTTTAACTACAAAATTAAACCGTGCTAGACAGGCACAAATTACTACTGAAATTACCGAAATTATCAGTGGTGCAAATGCCTTAGAGTAA